One part of the Thermococcus litoralis DSM 5473 genome encodes these proteins:
- a CDS encoding helix-turn-helix transcriptional regulator, translating to MKRAFALISILILLPVVSAQFTVSQVELTIYTDGYVKIHYQLIPDEYTSQISLPLLGKNYEGVEVVDENGNPLNFEVYNESLIIYVENAQVVDVSYYTPDLTYKEGLVWTINVSMEYPFDVILPENAVVVDLSELPLKIASNVVTMPPGNQSISYTLEFAAEEGRKDFYFPVLAFLAVLITAISGFLTIGKRKEAPKEKLHINRDEFLKKLESFNLNEDEKRALLYILEKGGRASQAEVRTALGIPKTTAWRMFKRLERQGLVRIIKGRKENWVELKP from the coding sequence GTGAAACGTGCCTTTGCTCTAATAAGCATCCTCATTCTCCTGCCCGTTGTCAGTGCCCAGTTTACAGTTTCACAGGTGGAGCTGACGATCTACACCGATGGTTACGTTAAGATCCATTACCAGCTGATTCCAGATGAATACACCTCTCAAATCAGCCTACCGCTTTTAGGGAAAAACTATGAAGGTGTGGAGGTTGTTGATGAAAACGGCAATCCCCTTAATTTTGAAGTCTATAATGAATCGCTCATCATTTATGTGGAAAATGCTCAAGTCGTGGATGTGTCCTACTACACTCCCGATCTGACGTATAAAGAAGGATTAGTGTGGACTATTAACGTCTCAATGGAATATCCCTTTGACGTCATTCTTCCTGAAAATGCCGTTGTGGTTGATTTATCCGAGCTCCCCCTTAAAATAGCCTCCAATGTGGTTACAATGCCTCCTGGAAACCAGAGTATCTCCTACACTCTTGAATTTGCAGCCGAAGAGGGCAGGAAGGACTTTTATTTTCCAGTTTTGGCATTTTTGGCGGTCTTGATAACAGCCATTTCCGGCTTTTTGACAATAGGAAAAAGAAAAGAGGCTCCAAAGGAAAAGCTCCACATAAACAGGGACGAATTTTTGAAAAAACTTGAAAGTTTTAACTTAAATGAAGATGAAAAGAGGGCTTTGCTCTACATACTAGAAAAGGGAGGCAGGGCAAGCCAAGCGGAGGTTAGAACTGCTTTGGGAATACCCAAAACCACAGCGTGGAGAATGTTCAAGCGCCTCGAAAGACAGGGACTTGTTAGAATAATCAAAGGGAGGAAAGAAAATTGGGTAGAATTGAAACCTTAA
- the metG gene encoding methionine--tRNA ligase — MRFTVTSALPYANGPIHAGHLAGAYLPADIFVRYLRLKGEDVIFICGTDEHGTPITFRALKEGKSPREIVDYYHEHIKTTFERAKISFDYFGRTELPVHYRISQEFFLKALENGHLVKKVEKQAYCEHDKMFLPDRYVIGICPYCGAEDQRGDQCEVCGHPLTPEKLINPRCNICGNPITFKDSAHYYIKMQNFQEKLKEWVLSQKHWKPNVRNTVLGWINEGLEERAITRDLNWGIPVPLEDEDVKGKVLYVWFEAPIGYVSITVEYFKRLGKEEEWKKYWLSGYDGETRVVHFIGKDNVPFHAIFWPAFLMAYGKYKDEKGEFDWLLPYDIPANEYLNLEGRKFSTSRNWAIWVHEFLDAFPADYLRYYLTAIMPETRDSDFGFDDFKKKINEELVNNLGNFVHRALTFVNRYFDGKVPELGELDDLDKKAFEEIEKAFAEVGELISKYQFKEALKRVMTLAIFGNQYFDYQKPWKTAKTDRIRTGTTVNVSLQIVKALGILLEPFLPDASEKIWHLLNLEEVKKWKFEPLEAGHKVRKAEILFRKVSDEDIIAYIVKYIGRGNPESARILLDKYYKMEDVVKVAKERLGDEAEVVLRKIYGEKVMGSKEKQKEERKMGYVKFDEFAKLDIRIGKIISVEDHPNADKLYVVKVDLGDEVRQLVAGLKAYYKKEELLNKYVAVITNLEPKKLRGIESQGMLLAADDGKTVALLTPEKDVKLGAKVR; from the coding sequence ATGAGATTCACCGTAACCTCTGCATTGCCTTACGCCAATGGTCCTATACATGCAGGGCATCTAGCTGGGGCGTATCTTCCAGCAGACATATTCGTGCGTTATTTGAGGCTAAAGGGAGAAGACGTTATTTTCATATGTGGAACAGACGAACATGGCACCCCGATAACTTTCAGAGCCTTAAAGGAAGGCAAGAGTCCAAGGGAGATAGTAGATTATTACCACGAGCACATCAAAACTACATTTGAAAGGGCAAAGATAAGCTTTGACTATTTTGGGAGAACTGAACTTCCCGTCCACTACAGGATAAGTCAGGAGTTCTTCTTGAAAGCCCTTGAGAATGGACACCTTGTTAAAAAAGTTGAAAAGCAGGCTTATTGTGAGCACGACAAGATGTTCCTACCGGATAGATACGTTATTGGCATCTGCCCCTACTGTGGCGCAGAGGATCAGAGAGGTGACCAATGTGAGGTTTGCGGTCATCCCCTTACCCCAGAGAAGCTCATAAACCCAAGGTGCAACATATGTGGAAATCCAATCACATTTAAGGATTCTGCCCATTACTACATAAAAATGCAGAATTTCCAAGAGAAGCTTAAAGAGTGGGTTTTAAGCCAGAAACACTGGAAGCCAAACGTCAGAAATACGGTCCTGGGATGGATCAACGAGGGTCTGGAAGAGAGGGCAATAACGAGGGACCTTAACTGGGGAATTCCGGTACCTCTTGAAGATGAAGACGTCAAAGGGAAAGTCCTTTACGTTTGGTTTGAGGCACCGATAGGCTACGTCTCAATAACCGTTGAGTACTTTAAGAGGCTTGGAAAAGAAGAGGAGTGGAAGAAGTACTGGCTTAGTGGATACGACGGCGAGACAAGAGTAGTTCACTTTATCGGAAAGGACAACGTTCCCTTCCATGCAATATTCTGGCCAGCGTTCTTAATGGCCTATGGCAAGTATAAAGATGAAAAAGGTGAGTTTGACTGGCTTCTGCCTTACGACATTCCCGCAAACGAGTACCTAAACTTAGAAGGCAGGAAGTTCTCAACCAGCAGAAACTGGGCTATATGGGTGCATGAGTTTCTCGATGCATTTCCTGCAGACTACTTGAGGTATTACCTAACCGCCATAATGCCAGAAACGAGGGATAGTGATTTCGGCTTTGATGATTTCAAGAAGAAAATTAACGAAGAGCTTGTAAATAATCTTGGAAACTTCGTGCACAGGGCACTCACTTTTGTTAACAGGTATTTTGATGGAAAGGTTCCAGAACTCGGGGAACTTGATGACCTTGACAAGAAAGCATTTGAGGAGATAGAGAAAGCTTTTGCAGAGGTTGGTGAGTTAATATCAAAGTACCAGTTCAAAGAGGCTCTTAAAAGGGTAATGACGCTTGCAATATTTGGCAACCAGTACTTTGACTATCAGAAACCGTGGAAGACGGCTAAAACCGATAGAATTAGGACTGGAACAACCGTAAATGTGTCTCTCCAAATAGTTAAGGCATTGGGTATACTCCTTGAACCCTTCCTTCCGGACGCAAGTGAAAAGATATGGCACCTCTTAAACCTCGAAGAAGTTAAGAAATGGAAGTTTGAGCCCCTTGAAGCCGGACACAAGGTCAGAAAAGCTGAGATCCTATTTAGAAAGGTCAGCGATGAAGATATAATAGCATACATAGTTAAGTACATAGGCAGAGGCAATCCAGAAAGTGCTAGAATTTTGCTTGATAAGTACTACAAGATGGAGGATGTTGTTAAGGTAGCAAAAGAAAGACTTGGGGATGAAGCTGAGGTAGTCTTGAGGAAGATTTATGGAGAGAAAGTAATGGGGTCAAAAGAAAAGCAGAAGGAGGAGAGGAAGATGGGTTATGTGAAGTTTGATGAATTTGCCAAGCTCGATATAAGAATTGGGAAGATAATCAGCGTTGAGGACCATCCAAATGCTGACAAGCTCTATGTTGTCAAGGTCGATCTGGGAGATGAGGTTAGGCAGCTTGTGGCAGGTTTGAAGGCATACTACAAAAAGGAGGAGCTCCTCAACAAGTACGTGGCAGTTATTACGAACTTGGAGCCAAAGAAGCTTAGGGGAATTGAGAGCCAAGGAATGCTCTTGGCAGCGGATGACGGAAAAACCGTTGCCCTATTAACACCAGAAAAAGATGTAAAATTAGGGGCAAAGGTTCGTTAA
- a CDS encoding 6-pyruvoyl trahydropterin synthase family protein: MKARIREKFAFDAAHAVKINGELEEIHGHTFRGEIFIEGEIKEGYIMDFLELRRILDNAIAPLRHKNLNKLFENPTTENIALWIAERVRKSLPEDIKLHKVVLWEGYENGVEFEF; the protein is encoded by the coding sequence ATGAAAGCGAGGATTAGAGAAAAGTTCGCCTTTGATGCCGCCCATGCGGTAAAGATAAATGGAGAACTTGAAGAGATTCACGGGCACACTTTCAGAGGCGAAATTTTCATTGAAGGAGAAATAAAAGAAGGCTACATAATGGACTTTCTGGAGCTTAGAAGGATTTTAGACAATGCCATTGCACCTTTAAGGCATAAAAATCTAAACAAGCTTTTCGAAAACCCCACAACTGAGAACATCGCCCTCTGGATTGCTGAAAGAGTTAGAAAAAGCCTGCCCGAAGATATTAAGTTGCATAAAGTCGTTCTGTGGGAAGGATACGAAAATGGAGTTGAGTTTGAGTTTTAA
- a CDS encoding nicotinate phosphoribosyltransferase, which translates to MKDFYIAHEDEIKAGKTTDVYFIRTKKILEEKGIHKKVFADISTTSLPKGWKWGVLAGVEEVAKLLEGHPVNVYSMPEGTIFHPYEPVMQIEGYYEEFGIFETALLGMLSQASGIATAALRVKMAAKFKPVYSFGIRHMHPAIAPMIDRSAFIGGCDGVSGVLGAEMIGEKPVGTMPHALVLTVGDQVKAWKYFDEVMPEEVPRVALVDTLCDEKLEALMAAEALGEKLAAVRLDTPSSRRGNFKRIVEEVRWELDLRGYEHVKIFLSGGLDEESIKELADIADAFGVGGSIASAKPIDFSLDIVEVEGKPITKRGKLSGRKQIYRCENGHYHRVPAEKKLEKCPVCGAKVEPLLKPLIKNGEIVAELPKAREIREYVLEQAKKFGLTLE; encoded by the coding sequence ATGAAAGATTTCTACATAGCACATGAAGATGAGATAAAAGCAGGAAAAACCACAGATGTTTACTTTATCAGAACTAAGAAGATACTGGAAGAAAAAGGCATTCACAAAAAAGTTTTTGCTGATATATCAACAACCTCTCTTCCAAAAGGCTGGAAATGGGGAGTCCTAGCTGGAGTGGAGGAAGTGGCAAAGCTCTTGGAAGGACATCCGGTAAACGTTTATTCAATGCCGGAAGGGACAATATTTCATCCATACGAGCCTGTAATGCAGATTGAAGGCTACTATGAGGAATTCGGCATCTTTGAAACCGCACTGCTCGGGATGCTGAGCCAAGCAAGTGGAATAGCAACAGCAGCCCTTAGGGTCAAAATGGCTGCAAAGTTTAAACCAGTTTATTCCTTCGGTATAAGACACATGCACCCTGCAATAGCACCGATGATCGATAGAAGTGCCTTCATAGGTGGTTGCGATGGAGTTAGTGGGGTTTTAGGAGCGGAGATGATCGGAGAAAAGCCTGTAGGAACAATGCCTCATGCATTAGTCCTAACGGTTGGTGACCAAGTAAAGGCATGGAAATACTTCGATGAGGTCATGCCAGAGGAGGTTCCAAGAGTAGCTCTCGTTGATACCCTTTGCGATGAAAAGCTAGAGGCTTTAATGGCAGCTGAAGCTTTGGGAGAAAAGCTAGCTGCAGTGAGACTCGATACACCAAGTTCAAGAAGGGGGAACTTCAAACGCATAGTGGAGGAGGTAAGGTGGGAGCTGGATTTAAGAGGTTACGAGCACGTTAAGATATTTTTAAGCGGAGGGCTGGATGAGGAAAGTATTAAAGAGCTTGCTGACATAGCTGATGCCTTTGGAGTCGGGGGAAGCATAGCAAGTGCAAAACCAATAGACTTCTCGCTCGATATCGTTGAGGTCGAAGGGAAGCCCATAACTAAAAGAGGAAAGCTGAGCGGGAGAAAGCAAATCTATAGATGTGAGAACGGTCACTACCATAGAGTTCCAGCAGAGAAAAAGCTTGAAAAGTGCCCAGTCTGTGGAGCGAAAGTTGAACCCCTTCTAAAGCCGCTCATTAAGAACGGGGAAATAGTGGCAGAACTGCCAAAGGCGAGGGAGATCAGAGAATACGTCCTTGAGCAGGCAAAGAAGTTTGGGTTAACACTTGAATAG
- a CDS encoding ferredoxin produces the protein MKVSVDKDACIGCGVCASICPDVFEMDDDGKAKALVAETDLECAKEAAESCPTGAITVE, from the coding sequence ATGAAGGTTAGTGTTGATAAGGACGCATGCATTGGATGTGGAGTTTGCGCAAGCATCTGCCCAGATGTCTTTGAGATGGATGACGATGGAAAAGCTAAGGCACTTGTTGCTGAAACCGATCTCGAATGTGCAAAAGAGGCAGCAGAGAGCTGCCCAACAGGAGCAATTACAGTCGAATGA
- a CDS encoding ferredoxin: MAQWKVKVDQDVCIGDAICASLCPDVFEMNDEGKSQPKVEIIGEDLIDCAREAAEACPVSCIYIEEI; this comes from the coding sequence ATGGCCCAGTGGAAAGTTAAGGTTGATCAAGATGTTTGTATCGGAGATGCTATCTGTGCAAGTCTCTGCCCAGACGTTTTTGAGATGAACGATGAGGGAAAGAGCCAACCAAAAGTTGAGATTATTGGAGAAGATCTCATTGATTGTGCCAGAGAGGCTGCCGAAGCTTGTCCTGTAAGCTGTATATACATTGAAGAGATTTGA
- the bpsA gene encoding N(4)-bis(aminopropyl)spermidine synthase, translating to MKAIVERVREKTSIPVYERTIENVLSAILASSDPWRVVDLSEEPLPLVVAVVEALHDLGYVEFKDGIILTQKGKELVEKYGIGRREDYTCSHCQGKTVELDAFRDLLEEFKEIVKNRPEPKHEFDQAYVTPETTVARVALMHTRGDLENKEVFVLGDDDLTSIALMLSGLPKRIAVLDIDERLTKFIEKTAEEIGYSNVEIFTFDLRKPLPDYALRKFDTFITDPPETVDAVRAFVGRGIATLKGPGCAGYFGITRRESSIDKWHQIEKLLITEFNVVITDIIRNFNEYVNWGYVEETRAWKLLPIKIMPTYNWYKSYMFRIQTIEGSRGYEEEITVGQELYDDEESSTT from the coding sequence ATGAAAGCGATTGTTGAGAGAGTTAGAGAGAAAACATCAATACCCGTTTATGAGAGAACCATTGAAAACGTGTTGAGTGCAATTCTTGCGAGCAGCGATCCATGGAGGGTAGTAGACCTTAGCGAAGAACCACTTCCTCTCGTGGTTGCAGTGGTTGAAGCGCTTCACGATTTAGGCTATGTGGAGTTCAAAGATGGGATAATCCTTACCCAGAAGGGGAAGGAACTTGTGGAGAAGTATGGAATCGGAAGGAGAGAAGACTACACCTGCAGCCACTGCCAAGGAAAAACAGTTGAACTTGATGCTTTTAGAGACCTCCTTGAGGAGTTTAAGGAGATAGTGAAAAACAGGCCCGAGCCAAAGCATGAGTTTGATCAGGCATATGTAACTCCCGAGACAACAGTTGCAAGGGTAGCCTTGATGCATACGAGGGGAGATCTTGAAAATAAAGAGGTCTTTGTCCTTGGAGATGACGATTTAACGAGCATTGCTCTAATGCTTTCGGGCCTTCCAAAGAGAATTGCGGTTCTTGATATTGATGAAAGACTCACAAAGTTTATTGAAAAAACTGCGGAGGAAATCGGCTACAGTAACGTGGAGATATTCACCTTCGACCTCAGAAAGCCTTTACCCGATTATGCCTTAAGGAAGTTCGATACTTTCATCACCGATCCTCCCGAGACAGTCGACGCTGTTAGGGCTTTTGTTGGAAGGGGAATTGCAACACTAAAGGGTCCAGGATGTGCAGGTTACTTTGGGATTACAAGAAGGGAAAGTTCAATTGACAAGTGGCACCAGATAGAGAAGCTCCTCATAACGGAGTTCAACGTAGTTATAACGGATATAATAAGGAACTTTAATGAGTACGTCAACTGGGGATACGTTGAGGAAACGAGAGCGTGGAAACTCTTACCAATAAAGATCATGCCTACGTACAACTGGTACAAGAGCTATATGTTTAGAATTCAAACCATCGAGGGATCCAGAGGTTATGAAGAGGAAATCACAGTTGGTCAAGAACTATATGACGACGAGGAAAGCTCAACAACTTGA
- the dph5 gene encoding diphthine synthase encodes MPIYFIGLGLYDEKDITLKGLEIARKCDLVFAEFYTSLLAGTDIKKIEEQIGRPIRLLNREDVELNFERIVLSEAKTKDVAFLTAGDPMVATTHADLRIRAKQMGVESYVIHAPSIYSAVAITGLQIYKFGKSATVAYPEKNWFPTSHYDTIKENKERGLHTLLFLDIKAAEGKYMTANEAMEILLQVEEKKKDGVFTEDTFVVVLARAGSLNPTLKAGYVKDMIKEDFGKQPHVLIVPGRLHIVEAEYLVAFADAPEQVLKEV; translated from the coding sequence ATGCCGATATATTTCATAGGACTGGGACTTTACGATGAAAAGGACATTACCCTTAAGGGCCTGGAAATAGCGAGAAAGTGCGATTTGGTGTTTGCAGAATTTTACACCTCTCTATTAGCTGGAACAGACATAAAAAAGATAGAAGAACAGATAGGAAGACCAATAAGACTACTAAACAGAGAAGACGTTGAGCTGAACTTTGAGAGGATAGTCCTCAGCGAGGCGAAAACCAAAGATGTTGCCTTTCTCACGGCTGGAGACCCGATGGTAGCAACAACTCATGCGGACTTAAGGATAAGGGCAAAGCAGATGGGAGTAGAGAGCTACGTTATCCATGCTCCATCTATCTACTCTGCCGTTGCCATAACCGGACTTCAAATCTACAAATTTGGGAAGAGCGCCACCGTTGCCTACCCGGAAAAGAACTGGTTCCCAACCAGCCACTATGACACGATCAAAGAAAACAAAGAACGTGGTCTTCATACGCTTCTCTTCCTTGACATTAAAGCAGCAGAAGGGAAGTACATGACCGCCAACGAGGCTATGGAGATTCTCCTTCAAGTGGAGGAGAAGAAAAAAGATGGAGTTTTTACCGAAGACACATTTGTGGTTGTCCTTGCAAGAGCAGGTTCCCTAAATCCAACGCTCAAAGCTGGTTATGTAAAAGACATGATAAAAGAAGACTTTGGAAAGCAGCCTCACGTTTTAATAGTCCCCGGAAGGCTGCACATAGTCGAGGCAGAATACTTGGTAGCCTTTGCCGATGCTCCTGAGCAGGTATTAAAGGAAGTTTAG
- a CDS encoding NAD(P)-dependent malic enzyme: protein MKISEEQRKKLGKDALNYHRNNFPGNGKIEVIPKVKVEDFYDLSLAYTPGVAEPCKAIANGESYEDYTSIPNTVAVVTDGSAILGLGNIGVLAGMPVMEGKCVLFKALAGVDAFPILVDSNDVDEIVNTIKLISKGFGGVNLEDISAPRCFEIEERLKKELDIPVFHDDQHGTAVVTLAGLMNALKLVGKGFSDIKVAISGAGAAGIAIAKLLHYVGVREIVMVDRKGIIHEGRDDLNPYKREVAKFNIHNIEGDLSKALEGADVFIGVSAGNIISEEMVRKMSDGAIVFAMANPIPEIMPEKAKKAGARIVATGRSDYQNQINNVLGFPGIFRGALDVRAREITLNMNIAAAEAIASCVSEEELSEDHIIPTPLHPEVYPKEARAVAEQAIKDGVARRKVSGEWVEEHTRKLREFYQRYIAPINRERKKLNFL, encoded by the coding sequence ATGAAGATTAGCGAAGAACAAAGAAAAAAGCTTGGGAAGGATGCTCTCAATTACCATCGAAACAACTTTCCCGGAAATGGAAAAATAGAGGTTATTCCAAAGGTTAAGGTTGAGGACTTCTATGACCTAAGCCTGGCATACACCCCGGGTGTTGCTGAGCCCTGTAAGGCTATAGCAAATGGAGAAAGCTATGAAGACTACACCTCCATACCAAACACCGTGGCTGTGGTAACGGATGGCTCCGCGATACTTGGGTTGGGGAACATTGGAGTTTTAGCTGGAATGCCTGTGATGGAAGGCAAATGCGTTCTCTTCAAAGCCCTAGCTGGTGTGGATGCGTTCCCTATACTGGTAGACAGTAATGACGTAGATGAGATTGTGAATACAATTAAGCTGATTTCGAAGGGCTTTGGAGGCGTAAACTTAGAGGACATCTCCGCTCCGAGGTGCTTTGAAATCGAAGAGAGGCTCAAGAAAGAGCTCGACATCCCGGTTTTTCATGATGATCAACACGGCACGGCTGTTGTAACCCTCGCTGGTTTAATGAATGCACTCAAGCTTGTTGGGAAGGGCTTTAGTGATATAAAAGTCGCCATAAGTGGCGCTGGTGCTGCAGGAATCGCTATAGCAAAGCTTCTGCATTATGTAGGGGTTAGGGAAATAGTGATGGTTGACAGAAAAGGGATAATCCACGAGGGAAGGGATGATTTAAATCCTTACAAAAGGGAAGTTGCAAAGTTCAACATCCACAACATTGAGGGAGACCTTTCAAAGGCGCTTGAGGGGGCTGATGTATTCATAGGTGTAAGCGCTGGAAATATCATCAGCGAAGAGATGGTTAGAAAGATGTCAGATGGTGCAATAGTTTTTGCAATGGCGAATCCGATCCCGGAGATTATGCCTGAAAAGGCCAAAAAAGCCGGGGCAAGAATAGTCGCAACAGGGAGGAGTGATTATCAAAATCAAATCAACAACGTCTTGGGCTTCCCGGGAATTTTTAGAGGAGCTTTGGATGTTAGAGCGAGGGAAATTACTTTGAACATGAACATAGCCGCAGCTGAGGCTATAGCGAGCTGTGTGAGTGAGGAAGAACTGTCAGAAGACCACATAATCCCCACTCCACTGCATCCTGAAGTGTATCCAAAAGAAGCAAGGGCAGTTGCGGAACAGGCCATAAAAGACGGAGTTGCAAGGAGAAAAGTTAGTGGGGAATGGGTGGAGGAGCATACGAGGAAGCTGAGGGAATTTTACCAGCGTTACATTGCTCCAATAAACAGAGAGAGAAAAAAGCTAAACTTCCTTTAA
- a CDS encoding NCS2 family permease, with translation MKTFEEYFEFEKYRTDMRTEILAGITTFMTMAYILFVNPAILSDAMGKEAFNSLVAVTALAAGISTIIMGIYAKKPFALAPGMGLNAYFAYSVVLGMGYDWRVALAAVFVEGIIFIILSITKVRSAIIHAIPLSQKYAVGAGIGLFLTLIGLNDVGLLTAVVGENGVLKFTGFNASALGTKAGLLFLFGLFLAAILISLRVKGALLISILTTSILGWISGAAPWPEHFFSTPDISYTFLKLDLQGLLNVGAIGVVFAFFMVDFFDTLGTVTGLSAKAGFLTKEGKVPDAEKVLLTDAIGTTLGALLGTSTVTTYIESAAGIEEGGRTGMTALVTGLLFLAIGLFIAPIAQAIPAFATAPALVIVGYYMLSAIRGVDFDDASEAIPAFLVLITIPYTYSIADGIGMGFISYTIIKLFSGRGKEIHPLMYVLALIFIGYFAYLGGLF, from the coding sequence ATGAAGACTTTTGAGGAATATTTCGAGTTTGAGAAGTACAGAACGGATATGAGAACCGAAATATTAGCGGGGATAACGACTTTCATGACAATGGCATATATCCTCTTCGTAAACCCTGCAATATTAAGCGATGCAATGGGAAAAGAAGCCTTTAACTCACTTGTAGCAGTAACGGCACTTGCAGCAGGAATTTCCACAATAATAATGGGCATCTATGCCAAAAAGCCCTTTGCTTTAGCTCCGGGAATGGGACTGAATGCCTACTTTGCCTACAGTGTCGTGCTTGGAATGGGTTACGATTGGAGAGTGGCACTTGCAGCAGTTTTTGTTGAGGGAATAATCTTCATAATACTTAGTATTACCAAAGTTAGGAGCGCAATAATACATGCAATTCCACTAAGCCAGAAATATGCCGTTGGAGCAGGAATAGGACTTTTCTTGACATTGATAGGCCTCAATGACGTTGGTCTTCTAACCGCTGTTGTCGGCGAAAACGGAGTGCTTAAGTTCACCGGGTTTAATGCCTCGGCACTTGGAACAAAGGCAGGTCTTTTGTTCCTATTCGGACTTTTCCTAGCTGCAATCCTCATAAGTCTCCGAGTGAAGGGTGCTCTATTAATTTCAATCCTTACCACAAGCATTTTGGGATGGATAAGCGGAGCTGCACCCTGGCCAGAACATTTCTTCTCAACTCCAGACATAAGCTACACCTTCCTAAAACTTGACCTTCAAGGCCTCCTCAACGTAGGGGCAATTGGTGTAGTGTTTGCCTTCTTCATGGTCGACTTCTTTGACACCCTTGGAACAGTAACGGGGTTAAGTGCCAAGGCAGGTTTCTTGACAAAAGAAGGGAAAGTGCCGGATGCCGAGAAAGTCCTCTTGACGGATGCAATAGGCACAACACTTGGAGCACTCCTTGGAACTTCAACCGTAACAACGTATATAGAGAGCGCCGCTGGAATTGAAGAGGGTGGAAGAACAGGGATGACAGCCCTAGTGACAGGTCTACTCTTCCTTGCCATAGGATTGTTCATAGCCCCCATTGCGCAAGCAATTCCGGCTTTTGCTACCGCACCGGCTTTGGTTATAGTTGGTTACTACATGTTAAGTGCAATAAGGGGAGTTGACTTCGATGACGCGAGCGAAGCTATTCCTGCATTTCTAGTGCTCATCACAATTCCCTACACATATTCAATAGCAGACGGAATAGGAATGGGCTTTATAAGCTACACCATAATAAAGCTGTTCAGCGGAAGAGGAAAAGAGATACACCCACTGATGTACGTATTGGCATTAATCTTCATAGGCTACTTTGCCTATTTGGGAGGACTCTTTTGA
- a CDS encoding metal-dependent transcriptional regulator has protein sequence MEITKREEEYLETMYILQKNKGVIRVKDISKKLGVRPPSVVDALKKLNEKGLIDYEKYDRILLTEKGLEVAKETYQKHVLLMRFFTEILGIPPEIAEEDACQFEHYVHEITAERMKEFAQYIQEHCPYVLKQFLKEHMEKEEAKTQKSPPK, from the coding sequence GTGGAAATAACAAAGAGAGAGGAGGAGTACCTCGAAACTATGTACATACTTCAAAAGAACAAAGGGGTAATCAGAGTAAAGGATATTTCAAAAAAACTGGGTGTTAGACCGCCAAGTGTGGTGGATGCTTTAAAAAAGTTAAATGAAAAAGGCCTGATAGACTACGAAAAATATGATAGGATTCTTTTAACTGAGAAGGGGCTTGAAGTAGCTAAAGAAACTTACCAAAAACACGTTCTCTTGATGAGATTTTTCACTGAGATACTTGGAATTCCTCCTGAAATAGCGGAGGAAGATGCGTGCCAGTTTGAACATTACGTCCATGAGATTACGGCTGAGAGAATGAAGGAGTTTGCCCAGTATATCCAAGAACACTGTCCCTACGTCCTCAAGCAGTTTCTTAAAGAACACATGGAAAAAGAAGAGGCGAAGACTCAAAAGAGTCCTCCCAAATAG
- a CDS encoding indolepyruvate oxidoreductase subunit beta: MEFNLIIAGVGGQGGLTLSRIIGNAAMKEGYNVRIGETLGMSQRYGSVLSYLRFGEEVYSPLIEEGEADLMLALEPAEALRNARFLSDKSHAIVNAYPIHTATTLVGKERYPSLEEIRGALSRICTVEMRNFQKEADKINPRTLGVLMLGFAYGKGLIPLNKESLLSGIQETLKPKLWEINIKAFERGMELAK; the protein is encoded by the coding sequence GTGGAGTTCAATCTGATAATAGCGGGGGTTGGGGGACAGGGCGGACTTACACTCTCAAGGATCATCGGAAATGCCGCAATGAAAGAGGGATACAATGTTAGAATAGGAGAAACCCTTGGAATGAGTCAGCGCTACGGTAGTGTGCTTAGTTATCTCCGATTTGGAGAGGAAGTTTATTCTCCTCTTATCGAGGAGGGAGAAGCAGATTTGATGCTAGCTCTTGAGCCGGCTGAAGCTCTAAGGAACGCAAGATTCCTAAGCGACAAAAGCCATGCTATAGTAAACGCTTATCCGATTCACACAGCAACGACTTTAGTCGGAAAAGAGAGGTATCCGAGCCTTGAGGAAATACGTGGTGCCCTTTCAAGAATATGCACCGTTGAGATGAGGAACTTTCAGAAAGAGGCAGACAAGATAAACCCCCGTACTCTGGGAGTGCTTATGCTTGGATTTGCCTATGGTAAAGGTTTGATCCCATTGAATAAGGAGAGCCTCTTGAGTGGAATTCAAGAAACATTAAAGCCAAAGCTTTGGGAAATTAACATTAAGGCTTTTGAAAGGGGAATGGAACTTGCTAAATGA